The following are encoded in a window of Deinococcus aerophilus genomic DNA:
- a CDS encoding M50 family metallopeptidase yields the protein MSFLQSLSAALTPLGLLWTLLIISAATFMHELAHYALARWQGVQVHSFSIGMGPVVFRRAWRGTEWRLSLLPIGGYVEIDGMAPEEFKTDGGEVGYRQATRGFAALPSWGKIAVLLAGPLMNLLLAVFLMTLTFTSQGIPAADRARIQTVQEGSRAQTLGLQPGDVITAIDGREIPETLQIEGRTVMGWENLRNVLGTPGPHTFTLERAGQTRTVTFAWQPTVNGQRQLLGIGYGPDIVPAPLPVAFQTSLTTTVQAVPQVLRAFGNLFGRFLTLNFSQDENVTGPIGTTEIVGRAAAASPWALVQVATLLNLSLAFFNLIPIPGLDGGRILLVMIGSLRRRPLSFSQEQAINVAGFAFVMLLMMFVVVRDVSRFF from the coding sequence ATGAGCTTTCTGCAGAGTCTCTCGGCGGCCCTGACCCCGCTGGGCTTGCTCTGGACCCTGCTGATCATCAGTGCGGCCACCTTCATGCACGAGCTGGCGCACTATGCGCTGGCCCGCTGGCAGGGCGTGCAGGTCCATTCGTTTTCCATCGGCATGGGTCCGGTGGTCTTCCGGCGGGCGTGGCGCGGCACCGAGTGGCGGCTCTCGCTGCTGCCCATCGGCGGGTACGTGGAAATCGACGGCATGGCTCCAGAGGAATTTAAGACCGATGGGGGAGAGGTGGGCTACCGTCAGGCCACCCGCGGTTTTGCGGCGCTGCCCTCCTGGGGCAAGATTGCGGTGCTGCTGGCCGGTCCGCTGATGAATCTGCTGCTCGCCGTCTTCCTGATGACCCTGACCTTCACCTCGCAGGGCATTCCGGCCGCCGACCGGGCGCGCATCCAGACCGTGCAGGAGGGGTCACGTGCCCAGACGCTGGGTCTTCAGCCGGGCGACGTGATTACGGCCATAGACGGCCGGGAGATTCCCGAGACCCTGCAGATTGAGGGACGCACCGTGATGGGCTGGGAGAACCTGCGCAACGTGCTGGGCACCCCGGGGCCGCACACCTTCACCCTGGAACGCGCCGGGCAGACGCGCACGGTCACCTTTGCGTGGCAGCCCACCGTGAACGGCCAGCGGCAGTTGCTGGGCATCGGCTACGGCCCGGACATCGTGCCCGCCCCTCTGCCGGTTGCCTTCCAGACCTCGCTGACGACCACCGTTCAGGCGGTGCCGCAGGTGCTGCGCGCTTTCGGCAACCTGTTCGGACGCTTCCTGACCCTCAATTTCTCGCAGGACGAGAACGTGACTGGCCCCATCGGCACCACCGAGATCGTGGGCCGGGCCGCTGCCGCCAGTCCGTGGGCGCTGGTGCAGGTCGCCACACTGCTCAACCTGTCGCTGGCCTTCTTCAACCTGATTCCCATTCCGGGGCTGGACGGAGGACGCATTCTGCTCGTCATGATCGGCTCGCTGCGCCGGCGTCCCCTGAGCTTTTCCCAGGAGCAGGCCATCAACGTGGCGGGGTTCGCGTTCGTGATGCTGCTGATGATGTTCGTGGTGGTGCGCGACGTCAGCCGTTTCTTCTGA
- the dxr gene encoding 1-deoxy-D-xylulose-5-phosphate reductoisomerase: MKLSVLGSTGSIGTQALDVARERGYVVGALAAGRNLELLAAQVREFRPTVVSVDATVYAGARALFSGPDFSGLRVIADPSEAAALEADVVVNAMSGLIGLAPTRAALQAGRAVALATKEAMVTAADLMWEASARGGGRVVPVDSEHTGVYQCLTGEHMADVAEVILTASGGPFRDGPADLRGVTPAQALKHPSWSMGPKVTIDSATLMNKGLEVMECASLYGLPLSQVGVVVHPQSLMHAAVRFRDGSLKAQFGPTDMRLPIAYAIDAAPTGMQRPGDVRGARRGGEVAGHLGWPLRGEWVFREPDFQRFPCLALAYRAGEAGGLLPVALNAADEVAVEAFLAGQLPFTGIPCLIERVLDETPAGALSWEALADTDAWARVRARELVGVRA, from the coding sequence ATGAAGCTTTCTGTTCTGGGCAGCACCGGCAGTATTGGCACTCAGGCACTGGATGTGGCCCGGGAGCGTGGGTATGTGGTGGGTGCGCTGGCGGCGGGCCGCAATCTGGAATTGCTCGCCGCTCAGGTGCGCGAGTTCCGGCCTACGGTGGTCAGCGTGGATGCCACGGTATACGCCGGGGCCCGGGCCCTGTTTTCCGGCCCCGACTTCTCCGGTCTGCGCGTGATTGCCGACCCCAGTGAGGCGGCGGCGCTGGAGGCGGATGTGGTGGTCAATGCCATGAGCGGCCTGATCGGTCTGGCACCCACCCGCGCGGCGTTGCAGGCTGGCCGGGCGGTGGCGCTGGCCACCAAGGAGGCGATGGTCACGGCGGCGGACCTGATGTGGGAGGCCTCGGCCCGGGGCGGCGGACGTGTGGTGCCGGTGGATTCCGAACACACCGGCGTCTACCAGTGCCTGACCGGTGAGCACATGGCCGACGTGGCCGAGGTGATCCTGACCGCCTCCGGCGGGCCCTTCCGTGACGGTCCCGCCGACCTGCGCGGCGTGACGCCCGCGCAGGCCCTCAAGCACCCGTCGTGGAGCATGGGGCCCAAGGTGACCATCGACTCGGCCACGCTGATGAACAAGGGCCTGGAGGTCATGGAATGCGCCAGCCTGTACGGGTTGCCGCTGTCTCAGGTCGGTGTGGTGGTTCACCCCCAGAGCCTGATGCACGCGGCGGTGCGCTTTCGCGACGGCAGCCTCAAGGCGCAGTTCGGCCCCACCGACATGCGCCTGCCCATCGCGTATGCCATCGACGCCGCGCCCACGGGCATGCAGCGTCCCGGTGACGTGCGTGGAGCGCGGCGTGGCGGTGAGGTGGCCGGGCACCTGGGCTGGCCGCTTCGCGGCGAGTGGGTGTTCCGTGAACCGGACTTTCAGCGTTTTCCGTGTCTGGCTCTGGCGTACCGTGCTGGGGAAGCCGGTGGCCTGTTGCCGGTGGCCCTGAACGCTGCCGATGAGGTGGCTGTCGAGGCTTTCCTGGCTGGGCAGCTGCCATTTACGGGCATTCCCTGCCTGATCGAGCGGGTGCTGGATGAGACGCCTGCTGGGGCCCTGAGCTGGGAAGCCCTAGCCGATACCGACGCCTGGGCACGTGTGCGGGCCCGCGAGCTGGTGGGGGTGCGGGCATGA
- a CDS encoding phosphatidate cytidylyltransferase: METLSTRVLTSVVGFALISAIVWIGWWAMLPALVFVSVMGLYEYIRMLDRNDIDVRRVSLGVFAAALIVASLPMWPQTPWPGGSWREAVLTVALGYLLVMEVMRPGERPLERIVYSLFGLLYIPWLLGYFLLLRYSPDASSGLLYFALPLLATFAADIGGFFGGHFFGRRKLAPEVSPGKTVEGAVGGLLAGFLIVLIISSLTGIWSPFESLLYSILVASASQLGDLSESLIKRALKTKDSGTSLPGHGGFLDRIDSLLFAVPATYLFLHISVFSR; encoded by the coding sequence GTGGAAACGCTGAGCACCCGCGTTCTGACCAGTGTGGTCGGCTTCGCCCTGATCAGCGCCATCGTGTGGATCGGGTGGTGGGCGATGCTGCCCGCGCTGGTGTTCGTGTCGGTCATGGGCCTGTACGAGTACATCCGTATGCTCGACCGCAACGACATCGACGTGCGGCGGGTCAGTCTGGGGGTCTTCGCCGCCGCCCTGATCGTTGCCAGCCTGCCGATGTGGCCGCAGACGCCGTGGCCCGGCGGCTCCTGGCGCGAGGCGGTGCTGACCGTGGCTCTGGGTTACCTGCTCGTCATGGAGGTCATGCGCCCCGGGGAGCGTCCGCTGGAGCGCATCGTGTACAGCCTGTTCGGGCTGCTGTACATTCCGTGGTTGCTGGGCTACTTTCTGCTGCTGCGTTACAGCCCGGATGCGTCCTCGGGTCTGCTGTACTTTGCGCTGCCGCTGCTCGCGACCTTCGCCGCGGACATCGGGGGGTTTTTTGGTGGGCACTTTTTCGGGCGCCGCAAGCTGGCCCCGGAAGTCAGCCCCGGAAAGACGGTGGAGGGAGCCGTCGGCGGCCTGCTCGCAGGCTTTCTGATCGTGCTGATCATTTCCAGCCTGACCGGCATCTGGTCGCCCTTCGAGTCGCTGCTGTATTCCATTCTGGTCGCCAGCGCCAGTCAGCTGGGTGACCTGTCCGAGAGCCTGATCAAGCGCGCCCTGAAAACCAAGGACAGCGGCACCAGCCTGCCCGGGCACGGCGGATTCCTGGACCGCATTGACAGCCTGCTGTTCGCGGTGCCCGCTACCTACCTGTTTTTGCACATCAGCGTCTTCTCGCGCTGA
- the frr gene encoding ribosome recycling factor yields MSDMKTIQAETREKMGKAIESLESNLSVLRTGRANPGILKKIVVDYYGSHMPIDQVASVSTPDARTLVITPWDRGALAPIEKAIRDSDLGLNPNNKGDTIFISLPMLTEERRRDLVKNAKTYGEDARIAVRNLRKHALDEVKKVEGIGDDEIKRGEADVQKITDEFIARVDSTVQKKEQEILG; encoded by the coding sequence ATGTCCGACATGAAAACCATCCAGGCCGAGACCCGCGAGAAGATGGGCAAGGCCATCGAGTCGCTGGAAAGCAACCTGAGCGTGCTGCGCACGGGCCGCGCCAACCCTGGCATCCTGAAGAAGATCGTGGTGGACTACTACGGCTCGCACATGCCCATTGATCAGGTGGCGAGCGTCAGCACGCCCGACGCGCGCACGCTGGTCATCACGCCGTGGGACCGGGGCGCACTGGCCCCCATCGAGAAGGCCATTCGCGACAGCGATCTGGGGCTGAACCCCAACAACAAGGGCGATACCATCTTCATCTCGCTGCCCATGCTGACCGAGGAACGCCGGCGTGATCTGGTCAAGAACGCCAAGACCTACGGCGAAGACGCCCGCATCGCGGTGCGCAACCTGCGCAAGCACGCGCTGGACGAGGTCAAGAAGGTCGAGGGCATCGGCGACGACGAGATCAAGCGCGGCGAGGCCGACGTGCAGAAGATCACCGACGAGTTCATTGCCCGCGTGGACAGTACGGTGCAGAAGAAGGAGCAGGAAATCCTCGGGTGA
- the pyrH gene encoding UMP kinase: MFKRVLLKLSGEFLAGEEGYGISPETTARLARLIVAALEGTDVELAVVIGGGNLWRGARNGVGMDAATADYIGMLGTVMNAMALQDAMESAGRPTRVMSAIQMAAVAEPYIRRRAMRHLEKGRVVIFGGGNGAPFFTTDTTSTLRALEVGADVVLMAKNRVDGVYDSDPRKNPDAKFIAQATHREVVERRLEVMDATALTLCMDKGLPIVVFDLFQDGNLQRLFRGERVGTLIES; this comes from the coding sequence ATGTTCAAGCGCGTTTTGCTCAAGCTCTCCGGTGAATTTCTGGCTGGCGAGGAGGGCTATGGCATCAGCCCCGAAACCACTGCCCGTCTGGCCCGCCTGATTGTCGCTGCCCTGGAGGGCACAGACGTCGAACTGGCGGTGGTGATCGGCGGCGGCAACCTGTGGCGCGGCGCCCGCAACGGCGTGGGCATGGACGCCGCCACTGCCGATTACATCGGCATGCTAGGCACCGTCATGAACGCCATGGCCCTGCAGGACGCCATGGAGAGTGCCGGGCGTCCCACCCGCGTGATGAGCGCCATTCAGATGGCGGCGGTGGCCGAGCCGTACATCCGCCGCCGGGCCATGCGCCATCTGGAAAAGGGCCGCGTGGTGATCTTCGGCGGTGGCAACGGCGCGCCTTTTTTCACCACCGACACCACCAGCACCCTGCGCGCCCTGGAAGTCGGCGCGGACGTGGTGCTGATGGCCAAGAACCGGGTCGACGGCGTGTACGACAGCGATCCGCGCAAGAACCCAGACGCGAAGTTCATCGCGCAGGCCACGCACCGTGAAGTGGTGGAACGCCGCCTGGAAGTCATGGACGCCACCGCCCTGACGCTGTGCATGGACAAGGGCCTGCCCATCGTGGTGTTTGACCTGTTCCAGGACGGCAATCTGCAGCGGCTGTTCCGTGGCGAGCGGGTCGGTACCCTGATCGAAAGTTAA
- the tsf gene encoding translation elongation factor Ts, with protein sequence MLESIKKLRELTGAGMMDVKKALADAGNDEEKAVALLRERGIVKAAKKADREAREGLVRFVVDGNRAAMVEVNSETDFVARNADFQALVEGLAQTALQAKTSDIEEFRNFTVDGGESVGTTLAATAGKIGENLVLNRVAYMEGERIAGYVHSNGKIGVLVDLSGGTEAQAKDVALHVAAERPQYLRREQVNSEDIEKEREILTNKAINEGKPQQIVERIVEGQIGKFYEEKVLPEQKFVKDNSVTVGKYLGDASVNNFVRFEIGS encoded by the coding sequence ATGCTGGAATCGATCAAGAAGCTGCGCGAGCTGACCGGCGCGGGCATGATGGACGTGAAGAAGGCCCTGGCCGATGCGGGCAACGACGAAGAGAAGGCTGTGGCGCTGCTGCGCGAACGCGGCATCGTGAAGGCCGCCAAGAAGGCCGACCGTGAAGCCCGTGAAGGCCTGGTCCGCTTTGTCGTGGACGGCAACCGCGCCGCCATGGTGGAAGTGAACAGCGAGACCGACTTCGTGGCCCGCAACGCCGACTTCCAGGCGCTCGTCGAGGGGTTGGCCCAGACCGCCCTGCAGGCCAAGACCAGCGACATCGAGGAGTTCAGGAACTTCACGGTGGACGGAGGCGAGAGCGTGGGCACCACGCTGGCCGCCACCGCCGGCAAGATCGGTGAGAACCTGGTGCTCAACCGCGTGGCCTACATGGAAGGCGAGCGCATCGCCGGATACGTGCACAGCAACGGCAAGATCGGCGTGCTCGTGGACCTCTCGGGCGGCACCGAGGCCCAGGCCAAGGACGTGGCCCTGCACGTGGCGGCCGAGCGCCCGCAGTACCTGCGCCGCGAGCAGGTCAACAGCGAGGACATCGAGAAAGAGCGCGAGATCCTGACGAACAAGGCCATCAACGAAGGCAAGCCCCAGCAGATCGTGGAGCGCATCGTCGAGGGTCAGATCGGCAAGTTCTACGAGGAAAAAGTCCTGCCCGAGCAGAAGTTCGTCAAGGACAACTCGGTGACCGTGGGCAAGTACCTCGGGGACGCCAGCGTCAACAACTTCGTCCGCTTCGAAATCGGTTCGTGA
- the rpsB gene encoding 30S ribosomal protein S2: MSYISMKQLLEAGVHFGHETKRWNPKFKRFIFAERNGIFIIDLQKTLKQVDRSFDFIKDLAERGGVILFVGTKKQAQEIVELEARRTGMPFVTSRWLGGMLTNFKTIRTRIDRLNELDDLFESERINDRPKAERIELATQRERLLRFVGGIRKMNRLPDAIFVVDPTKEVIAVQEANKLGIPVIALADTDSDPDVIDYIVPGNDDAIRSIQLITHRIGDLLVEARGGGEDVSGERVDGENADMAAAENGAEGDSAQLTTTQGRS, encoded by the coding sequence ATGTCCTACATCAGCATGAAGCAACTGCTGGAAGCCGGAGTTCACTTCGGCCACGAAACCAAGCGCTGGAACCCCAAGTTCAAGCGCTTCATCTTCGCCGAGCGCAACGGCATCTTCATCATCGACCTGCAGAAGACCCTGAAGCAGGTGGACCGCTCCTTCGATTTCATCAAGGACCTCGCGGAACGCGGCGGCGTGATCCTGTTCGTCGGCACCAAGAAGCAGGCGCAGGAAATCGTGGAGCTGGAAGCCCGCCGCACCGGCATGCCCTTCGTGACCAGCCGCTGGCTGGGCGGCATGCTCACCAACTTCAAGACCATCCGTACCCGCATTGACCGCCTGAACGAACTCGACGACCTGTTCGAGTCCGAGCGCATCAATGACCGTCCCAAGGCCGAGCGCATCGAGCTGGCGACCCAGCGCGAGCGTCTGCTGCGCTTCGTGGGCGGCATCCGCAAGATGAACCGCCTGCCCGACGCGATCTTCGTGGTGGACCCCACCAAGGAAGTCATCGCCGTGCAGGAAGCCAACAAGCTGGGTATTCCCGTCATTGCCCTGGCCGACACGGACTCTGACCCGGATGTCATCGACTACATCGTGCCTGGCAACGACGACGCGATCCGCAGCATCCAGCTGATCACGCACCGCATCGGCGACCTGCTCGTCGAGGCGCGTGGCGGCGGCGAGGACGTTTCGGGTGAGCGCGTGGACGGCGAGAACGCCGACATGGCCGCTGCCGAGAACGGCGCGGAAGGCGACAGCGCCCAGCTGACCACCACGCAGGGCCGCAGCTAA
- a CDS encoding aminoglycoside phosphotransferase family protein, which translates to MFEPHLRRWTLVQDGEALHTHSSDLLPVRYQGQAAMLKVARSAEEQRGNSLMVWWNGRGAARVLEHDGAAVVLERLDPHPSLTDMVERGQDDEATRILCRVAGHLPRTHPQPGWPTLNRWFQALERAAPSAGGVFVTALATARALLAEPQDVGVLHGDLHHGNVLFSPGRGWLAIDPKGLTGERGYDHANILCNPTLVVATRPGRLTRQAHVIAQAANLEHGRVLRWVLAYAGLSAAWSLEDNAEHAALQTLEVARLAAAELGLN; encoded by the coding sequence GTGTTTGAACCCCATCTGCGTCGCTGGACCCTCGTGCAGGACGGAGAGGCCCTGCACACCCACAGCAGTGACCTGTTGCCCGTGCGTTACCAGGGGCAGGCGGCCATGCTCAAGGTGGCCCGCAGCGCTGAGGAGCAGCGGGGCAACTCGCTGATGGTTTGGTGGAATGGCCGGGGCGCAGCCCGCGTGCTGGAGCATGACGGCGCGGCGGTGGTGCTGGAACGGCTGGACCCCCACCCCTCGCTGACGGACATGGTGGAGCGGGGGCAGGACGATGAGGCCACCCGCATTCTGTGCCGCGTGGCGGGCCACTTGCCCCGGACCCACCCGCAACCCGGATGGCCGACCCTGAACCGCTGGTTCCAGGCGCTGGAGAGGGCAGCTCCGTCGGCGGGAGGTGTGTTCGTCACCGCCCTCGCCACGGCCCGCGCCCTGCTCGCCGAACCGCAGGATGTGGGCGTGTTGCACGGCGACCTTCACCACGGCAACGTCCTGTTCAGCCCCGGTCGCGGCTGGCTCGCCATCGATCCCAAGGGACTGACCGGAGAGCGCGGCTACGACCACGCCAACATCCTGTGCAACCCCACCCTGGTGGTGGCCACCCGGCCGGGCCGACTGACGCGGCAGGCCCACGTCATTGCACAGGCCGCGAATCTGGAACATGGCCGGGTGCTGCGCTGGGTTCTGGCCTACGCAGGGCTGTCGGCAGCGTGGTCTCTGGAAGATAACGCGGAGCACGCGGCGCTGCAGACCCTGGAGGTGGCCCGCCTCGCGGCGGCGGAGCTGGGCCTGAACTGA
- a CDS encoding undecaprenyl-diphosphate phosphatase, giving the protein MDWFYAIIYGIVEGITEFLPISSTGHLILTGNLLGVPWPKDVKDTFEVVIQGGAILAVLAYYWRDFLKIRHIASDRSQGRLWLGVLVAVIPAVILGLLFGDIIKANLFRPSVVAWALIVGGVVIWLVESRRTQPTVHTIENIGVPRSLMIGVLQCAALLWPGFSRSASSILGGMVLGLDRPTATKFSFYLGVPTLGGAALLDFIKSRDILGQIGVLNVLLGAAVSFVVAYFAIGWLLRFVSSNNFKGFALYRVIVGVVILILIATGVLNNGSLA; this is encoded by the coding sequence ATGGATTGGTTTTACGCCATTATTTACGGAATCGTCGAGGGCATCACCGAATTCCTCCCCATCAGTTCCACCGGTCACCTGATCCTGACCGGCAACCTTTTGGGCGTGCCGTGGCCCAAGGACGTCAAGGACACCTTCGAGGTGGTGATTCAGGGCGGCGCGATTCTGGCGGTGCTCGCGTACTACTGGCGCGACTTTCTGAAGATCCGCCACATTGCCTCGGACCGCTCGCAGGGACGGCTGTGGCTGGGAGTACTCGTGGCGGTCATTCCCGCCGTGATTCTGGGGCTGCTGTTCGGCGACATCATCAAGGCCAACCTGTTCCGGCCCAGCGTGGTCGCGTGGGCCCTGATCGTGGGCGGCGTGGTGATCTGGCTGGTCGAGAGCCGGCGCACCCAGCCCACGGTCCACACCATCGAGAACATCGGCGTGCCCCGGTCCCTGATGATCGGCGTGCTGCAGTGCGCGGCGTTGCTGTGGCCCGGCTTCTCGCGCAGCGCGAGCAGCATCCTGGGCGGCATGGTGCTGGGCCTCGACCGGCCCACCGCCACCAAATTCAGCTTCTATCTGGGCGTGCCCACGCTGGGCGGCGCGGCGCTGCTGGACTTCATCAAAAGCCGCGACATCCTCGGGCAGATCGGCGTCCTCAACGTCTTGCTGGGCGCGGCGGTCAGTTTTGTGGTGGCCTACTTCGCCATCGGCTGGCTGCTGCGCTTCGTGTCCAGCAACAACTTCAAGGGCTTTGCCCTGTACCGGGTAATCGTGGGCGTCGTGATCCTGATCCTGATCGCCACCGGCGTGCTGAACAACGGCAGCCTGGCGTAA
- a CDS encoding heme-dependent oxidative N-demethylase family protein has protein sequence MGGCGRQRANGSAKLPHIRPLPAAPIYRPFLEGTYTVSAGLFRLGKQPVPWREDGAAESHTFEPDSSWAQFVDSKWAAHRRGLHHYAGEANLAPGLREAALNFVAHTLAAESGGAMTWDGRTFCNLRLGWEATLDLRRGSVDGLRRFEAPWSALRSDLEPVGALDFLGLNAAEDLAIIARDPVTGRDWLAAAHVLSPGHWDPRDKLGRDFVAVHGPVAGAGRMNATAPRLVEAVIQRGPFLRFAWGLTADDRLDHHPELSASAPEAFDPEQTYVRVERQTLTGFPDQHGALFTIRPYLYPLRQAVREAAHAQALACALRSMTPQQRTYKGLGAILPDLLIWLDARALDSGP, from the coding sequence TTGGGGGGATGCGGCAGGCAACGAGCGAACGGCAGTGCTAAGCTGCCCCACATCCGTCCGCTGCCTGCCGCGCCCATCTACCGGCCCTTTCTGGAGGGCACCTACACCGTCTCGGCGGGACTGTTCCGCCTGGGAAAACAGCCGGTGCCGTGGCGCGAGGACGGCGCGGCAGAGTCCCACACCTTTGAGCCCGACAGCTCCTGGGCGCAGTTTGTGGACAGCAAATGGGCGGCCCACCGCCGGGGGCTCCACCACTACGCCGGAGAAGCCAACCTCGCGCCGGGCCTGCGTGAGGCAGCCCTGAACTTCGTGGCCCACACGCTGGCCGCCGAAAGTGGTGGGGCCATGACCTGGGACGGCCGGACCTTCTGCAACCTGCGGCTGGGGTGGGAGGCGACGCTGGACCTCCGGCGGGGCAGCGTGGATGGGCTGCGGCGCTTCGAAGCGCCGTGGTCTGCCCTGCGGAGCGACCTGGAACCGGTGGGGGCCCTGGACTTTCTGGGCCTGAACGCCGCCGAGGACCTCGCGATCATTGCCCGTGACCCGGTGACCGGACGCGACTGGCTCGCGGCGGCGCACGTCCTCTCGCCGGGCCATTGGGACCCGCGAGACAAGCTGGGGCGGGACTTCGTGGCGGTGCATGGTCCGGTCGCGGGCGCCGGGCGCATGAATGCCACCGCGCCCCGGCTGGTCGAGGCCGTGATTCAGCGCGGCCCGTTTCTGCGCTTTGCCTGGGGCCTCACGGCAGATGACCGGCTGGACCACCACCCCGAGCTGAGTGCCTCCGCGCCCGAAGCGTTTGACCCGGAACAGACCTATGTGCGGGTGGAGCGGCAGACGCTGACCGGTTTTCCAGATCAGCACGGAGCGCTGTTTACCATCCGGCCCTACCTGTACCCGCTGCGGCAGGCCGTGCGGGAAGCGGCACACGCCCAGGCCCTGGCCTGCGCGCTGCGCAGCATGACGCCACAGCAGCGGACCTATAAGGGTTTGGGGGCCATTCTCCCGGACCTCCTCATCTGGCTGGACGCACGCGCTCTAGACTCGGGGCCGTGA
- a CDS encoding ribonuclease domain-containing protein yields MKPPALLYALLATVLAGCDLPSGTQDAQSQPQIQTQRAPDAAEALDPASGLRWMSADALPREGTQVLTAIRKGGPFRYSKDGTTFGNREGLLPQQPGNYYREYTVPTPGEADRGARRIVCGGLPITRADECYYTADHYSSFRRIRP; encoded by the coding sequence GTGAAGCCGCCCGCCCTCCTGTACGCCCTGCTCGCGACCGTGCTGGCGGGGTGTGACCTGCCCTCCGGCACCCAGGACGCCCAGAGCCAGCCGCAGATTCAGACCCAGCGTGCGCCCGATGCGGCGGAGGCGCTTGATCCTGCCAGCGGACTGCGCTGGATGTCGGCGGACGCCCTGCCGCGCGAGGGCACCCAGGTGCTGACCGCCATCCGGAAGGGTGGCCCGTTTCGCTACAGCAAAGACGGCACGACCTTCGGCAACCGTGAGGGGTTGCTGCCGCAGCAGCCGGGCAATTATTACCGCGAATACACCGTTCCCACCCCCGGCGAGGCGGACCGGGGAGCCCGCCGCATCGTGTGTGGAGGCTTGCCCATCACCCGCGCCGATGAGTGCTACTACACCGCCGACCATTACAGCAGCTTCCGGAGGATCCGCCCATGA
- a CDS encoding barstar family protein, producing MMQVFDERPGGIQRAPHEPRILAAGHQVSLREISFSEVDDKDGLMLAMLRGLALTDSFGRNWDALYDVLTDPEGRPPRLALLLCDYLHFCKRHPRLSADLERVLLDAQKTLDTQDRQLWLLTEEPDSDTRHW from the coding sequence ATGATGCAGGTGTTTGACGAACGGCCGGGCGGCATCCAGCGTGCCCCGCACGAACCGCGCATTCTGGCGGCCGGTCATCAGGTCAGCCTGCGCGAGATCTCGTTTTCCGAGGTGGACGACAAGGACGGCCTGATGCTCGCCATGTTGCGCGGACTGGCCCTCACCGACAGTTTCGGGCGCAACTGGGATGCTCTGTACGATGTCCTGACCGATCCCGAGGGCCGCCCGCCCCGGCTGGCCCTGCTGCTGTGCGATTACCTGCACTTCTGCAAACGCCACCCGCGCCTCAGCGCCGATCTGGAGCGCGTTCTGCTGGACGCTCAGAAAACCCTGGATACCCAGGACCGACAGTTGTGGTTGCTGACGGAGGAACCTGACAGCGACACCCGGCACTGGTAG